Proteins found in one Herbiconiux sp. A18JL235 genomic segment:
- a CDS encoding AAA family ATPase has product MDEHTQEFAETFTSFLRQAMEQMPAPAEGLTPFGELVRQHLGADVTEIPSVEQVIASHRLVDADLALVALAEPSGATPVGVTGSHMRDQAPLPELIKGPQHAQFAPGPVDYVSVPDGPDSVRRVMSFGVYLLHWEGAPIVALQRAARPERGRGHASIEVLAADSELASRFLLEHGRLMLSLSVLRGQVLSFTGNEYGSNAAGATFLPRPQVAADDVVLAPGVLETVARHVVGMGEQREALLAAGQHLKRGVLLYGPPGTGKTLTVRHLLSRTPGTTAVLLTGTSIRFITEAAELARAMQPAIVVLEDVDLVAMERGMFGPQPLLFAVLDALDGLDGDADVAFVLTTNRVEVLERALAERPGRVDLAVEIALPDDEARRRLFRRYAEGLQFSDEALAAAAERAEGTTGSFAKELVRRAVLTAAEAGRAVSDADLAEALDGLLAGSAQLTRRLLGGAGDSEPEEGTEVLQHGEGDWVAYAPASGMTFTRTTSHPG; this is encoded by the coding sequence GTGGACGAGCACACGCAGGAGTTCGCCGAGACCTTCACCAGCTTCCTCCGGCAGGCGATGGAGCAGATGCCGGCCCCGGCCGAAGGCCTCACCCCGTTCGGCGAGCTGGTGCGGCAGCACCTCGGCGCCGACGTCACCGAGATCCCCTCCGTCGAGCAGGTCATCGCCTCGCACCGGCTCGTCGACGCCGACCTCGCGCTGGTGGCGCTCGCCGAGCCGAGCGGGGCGACGCCCGTCGGTGTCACCGGCTCGCACATGCGCGACCAGGCGCCCCTGCCCGAGCTGATCAAGGGTCCGCAGCACGCGCAGTTCGCGCCCGGCCCCGTCGACTACGTCTCGGTGCCCGACGGGCCCGACTCGGTGCGCCGCGTGATGTCGTTCGGGGTGTACCTGCTGCACTGGGAGGGCGCGCCGATCGTGGCGCTGCAGCGGGCCGCCCGCCCTGAGCGCGGCCGCGGGCACGCCTCGATCGAGGTGCTCGCCGCCGACTCCGAGCTCGCCAGCCGCTTCCTGCTCGAGCACGGGCGCCTCATGCTGTCCCTCTCGGTGCTGCGCGGCCAGGTGCTCTCCTTCACCGGAAACGAGTACGGCTCGAACGCGGCGGGCGCCACGTTCCTGCCGCGCCCGCAGGTCGCCGCCGACGACGTCGTGCTCGCCCCCGGTGTGCTCGAGACCGTCGCCCGCCACGTCGTCGGGATGGGGGAGCAGCGAGAGGCGCTGCTGGCCGCCGGCCAGCACCTCAAGCGGGGAGTGCTCCTCTACGGCCCACCCGGAACCGGCAAGACGCTCACGGTGCGACACCTGCTGAGCCGCACGCCGGGAACGACGGCCGTGCTCTTGACCGGCACGAGCATCCGCTTCATCACCGAGGCCGCCGAGCTCGCCCGGGCCATGCAGCCCGCCATCGTCGTGCTCGAAGACGTCGACCTGGTGGCGATGGAGCGCGGCATGTTCGGGCCGCAGCCCCTGCTGTTCGCGGTGCTCGACGCCCTCGACGGGCTCGACGGCGACGCCGACGTGGCCTTCGTGCTCACCACGAACCGGGTGGAGGTGCTCGAGCGCGCGCTCGCCGAACGGCCGGGGCGGGTCGACCTCGCTGTCGAGATCGCGCTGCCCGACGATGAGGCGCGGCGGCGACTGTTCCGCCGCTACGCCGAGGGGCTGCAGTTCAGCGACGAGGCGCTCGCCGCCGCCGCCGAGCGGGCGGAGGGCACGACCGGGTCGTTCGCGAAGGAACTCGTGCGCCGCGCCGTGCTCACCGCTGCGGAGGCGGGTCGCGCCGTCTCCGACGCCGACCTCGCGGAGGCCCTCGACGGGCTGCTCGCGGGGAGCGCGCAGCTCACCAGGCGCCTGCTCGGGGGCGCGGGCGACTCCGAGCCGGAAGAAGGAACAGAGGTGCTGCAGCACGGTGAGGGAGATTGGGTCGCCTACGCCCCCGCATCGGGCATGACGTTCACGCGCACGACCAGCCACCCGGGGTAG
- a CDS encoding DMT family transporter — protein sequence MTRRGILLFAALGIAWGIPYLFIKIAVGELEPEMVVLARSGLAAMLLLPLALLRREVMPVLRRWKPLLVYTALEIVIPWYFLSSAEQKLPSSTAGLLLAAVPLAGVGVAFLMGRPSRLSRLNWLGMGVGMLGVAALVGLDVGGSDLLAVGEMAFVVIGYAAGPAVLARYMSDLPGVGVVAVSLALTAVVYVPFVLLRGAFPTEWPSTEVIVSIVVLAVVCSALAFILMVALVGEIGPIKATAITYVNPAVAILAGVLVLREPVTVWTIVGFALVLSGSYLVTRRTALAAPPTAAA from the coding sequence GTGACTCGCCGCGGCATCCTGCTCTTCGCCGCCCTCGGCATCGCCTGGGGCATCCCGTACCTCTTCATCAAGATCGCGGTCGGCGAGCTCGAGCCCGAGATGGTCGTGCTCGCCCGCTCAGGGCTCGCCGCCATGCTGCTTCTGCCGCTGGCGCTGCTGCGCCGCGAGGTGATGCCGGTGCTGCGGCGGTGGAAGCCGCTGCTCGTGTACACGGCGCTCGAGATCGTCATCCCCTGGTACTTCCTCAGCTCGGCCGAGCAGAAGCTGCCGAGCTCCACCGCGGGGCTGCTGCTCGCCGCCGTGCCGCTCGCCGGGGTGGGCGTCGCGTTCCTGATGGGGCGGCCGAGCCGGCTGTCACGCCTCAACTGGCTCGGCATGGGGGTCGGGATGCTCGGCGTCGCCGCGCTCGTCGGCCTCGACGTCGGCGGCAGCGACCTGCTGGCAGTGGGGGAGATGGCGTTCGTGGTGATCGGCTACGCGGCGGGCCCGGCGGTGCTCGCACGGTACATGTCCGACCTGCCCGGCGTCGGTGTCGTCGCGGTCTCGCTCGCGCTCACCGCCGTGGTCTATGTGCCCTTCGTGCTGCTGCGCGGTGCGTTTCCCACCGAGTGGCCCTCGACCGAGGTGATCGTGTCGATCGTGGTGCTGGCCGTGGTGTGCAGTGCTCTCGCGTTCATCCTCATGGTGGCTCTCGTGGGCGAGATCGGGCCCATCAAGGCCACGGCCATCACCTACGTGAACCCGGCGGTCGCCATCCTCGCCGGCGTGCTCGTGCTGCGGGAACCGGTGACGGTGTGGACGATCGTGGGGTTCGCGCTGGTGCTCTCCGGCTCCTACCTCGTCACGCGGCGAACGGCCCTCGCAGCGCCGCCCACTGCAGCAGCATGA
- a CDS encoding NUDIX domain-containing protein translates to MSAETPAGAETPAGADAPATADTPATPGRPGIDVPDRRGRTGLDRTGLDLTGNPRVKVLDVTLLSSNWYVTRTTRFEFEHSDGHRSIEERETYDRGNGATILLHDTARRTVLLIRQFRYPAYVNGHPDGNLLELPAGLLDEDEPEAAIRREAREETGYDIGEVEHVFDAYMSPGSITEKLFFFAAPYRSEERADAGGGLADEGEDIELVELGIDDALARIGDDIIDAKTIMLLQWAALRGPFAA, encoded by the coding sequence GTGAGCGCCGAGACCCCGGCGGGCGCCGAGACCCCGGCGGGCGCCGACGCCCCGGCGACCGCTGACACCCCGGCGACCCCGGGCCGCCCCGGCATCGACGTGCCCGACCGCCGTGGCCGCACCGGCCTCGACCGCACGGGCCTCGACCTCACCGGCAACCCGCGCGTGAAGGTGCTCGACGTCACCCTCCTCAGCTCGAACTGGTACGTCACCCGCACCACCCGCTTCGAGTTCGAGCACAGCGACGGTCACCGCTCCATCGAGGAGCGTGAGACCTACGACCGCGGCAACGGCGCCACGATCCTGCTGCACGACACCGCCCGCCGCACCGTGCTGCTCATCCGCCAGTTCCGCTACCCCGCCTACGTCAACGGGCATCCCGACGGCAACCTGCTCGAGCTCCCGGCCGGCCTCCTCGACGAAGACGAGCCCGAGGCCGCCATCCGCCGCGAGGCCCGCGAGGAGACCGGCTACGACATCGGCGAGGTCGAGCACGTCTTCGACGCCTACATGAGCCCGGGTTCGATCACCGAGAAGCTGTTCTTCTTCGCCGCACCCTACCGCTCGGAGGAGCGGGCGGATGCGGGGGGCGGGCTCGCCGACGAAGGGGAGGACATCGAGCTGGTCGAGCTCGGCATCGACGACGCCCTCGCCCGCATCGGCGACGACATCATCGACGCGAAGACGATCATGCTGCTGCAGTGGGCGGCGCTGCGAGGGCCGTTCGCCGCGTGA
- a CDS encoding YajQ family cyclic di-GMP-binding protein, whose amino-acid sequence MADSSFDVVSKVDKMEADNALNQAQKEVAQRYDFKNVGASIEWSGEKVLMKASSEERVKAILEVFESKLIKRGISLRSLDAGDPFPSGKEFRIEASMKNGIAQDDAKKINKLIRDEAPKSVKSQIQGDELRVSSKSRDDLQATMALLKGADLDVALQFINFR is encoded by the coding sequence ATGGCAGATTCATCGTTTGACGTGGTCAGCAAGGTCGACAAGATGGAGGCGGACAACGCCCTCAACCAGGCGCAGAAAGAGGTGGCGCAGCGCTACGACTTCAAGAACGTGGGCGCGTCGATCGAGTGGAGCGGTGAGAAGGTGCTCATGAAGGCCTCCTCCGAAGAGCGGGTGAAGGCCATCCTCGAGGTGTTCGAGTCGAAGCTCATCAAGCGCGGCATCTCGCTGCGTTCGCTCGATGCGGGCGACCCGTTCCCCTCGGGCAAGGAGTTCCGCATCGAGGCGTCGATGAAGAACGGCATCGCGCAGGACGACGCGAAGAAGATCAACAAGCTCATCCGTGACGAGGCGCCGAAGAGCGTGAAGTCGCAGATCCAGGGCGACGAGCTGCGGGTGTCGTCGAAGAGCCGCGACGACCTGCAGGCGACGATGGCGCTGCTGAAGGGCGCCGACCTCGACGTGGCGCTGCAGTTCATCAACTTCCGGTGA
- a CDS encoding type II toxin-antitoxin system Phd/YefM family antitoxin, whose amino-acid sequence MESYDVLYTRNNLSKLVARAEGGETIEITRRGKPVARLGPIPEEERPWTGRELVEWLEANPLPPSHHKTREEIDEIIREMREDDE is encoded by the coding sequence ATGGAGAGCTACGACGTGCTGTACACGAGGAACAATCTGTCGAAGTTGGTCGCGCGCGCGGAGGGCGGCGAGACGATCGAGATCACCCGCCGCGGCAAGCCCGTGGCGCGCCTCGGACCCATCCCGGAGGAGGAGCGCCCCTGGACGGGGCGAGAGCTGGTCGAGTGGCTGGAAGCGAACCCGCTTCCCCCGAGTCATCACAAGACGCGGGAAGAGATCGACGAGATCATCCGGGAGATGCGCGAGGACGACGAGTGA
- a CDS encoding type II toxin-antitoxin system VapC family toxin produces the protein MIYADSNILIHLVEDVTEIGDKVRADFAERAHDVGISPLVVLECKVVPLRNDDQILVRRYERVLEKLTILEIAPQAYEDAARLRARYGLKTLDALHVATAHFHLCEAFWTHDRRLAAARGGMEMVSL, from the coding sequence GTGATCTACGCCGACTCGAACATCCTCATCCACCTGGTCGAAGACGTCACCGAGATCGGCGACAAGGTGCGCGCCGACTTCGCCGAGCGGGCCCACGACGTGGGCATCAGTCCCCTGGTGGTCCTCGAATGCAAGGTCGTCCCGTTGCGTAACGATGACCAGATCCTGGTGCGACGCTACGAGCGGGTGTTAGAGAAGCTCACCATTCTCGAGATCGCACCGCAGGCCTATGAAGACGCGGCTCGACTACGGGCGCGATATGGCCTGAAGACGCTCGACGCGCTTCACGTAGCCACCGCCCACTTCCATCTGTGCGAGGCCTTCTGGACGCATGATCGACGGCTCGCGGCGGCCAGGGGCGGGATGGAGATGGTCTCGCTCTGA
- a CDS encoding lytic transglycosylase domain-containing protein encodes MGVRGRVAVGVVVAGVVAGAASGCTGQVGGDGGPDATFPVFAEAQRASGVGEFGEGSDRAEGGDGVGGVTSAELADPGWLDRVAEATGIPRRALQGYAGAALVLAEQQPECHLGWNTLAGIGWVESHHGTIFGGSIQPDGRTSDLIIGVPLDGQGFQEIPDSDGGAVDGDTEWDRAVGPMQFVPTTWAAWATEANGDGVPDIHNIDDSSLSAAEYLCYSGGDLGAEKGWRDAIAAYNESPAYLDEVLEYADRYAAEATDSPAPN; translated from the coding sequence ATGGGTGTGCGGGGCCGGGTGGCCGTGGGTGTCGTGGTGGCCGGGGTCGTCGCGGGGGCGGCGAGCGGATGCACGGGGCAGGTCGGTGGTGACGGCGGGCCGGATGCGACGTTCCCGGTCTTCGCGGAGGCGCAGCGCGCATCCGGCGTCGGTGAGTTCGGGGAGGGCAGTGACCGGGCCGAGGGTGGTGACGGAGTCGGCGGGGTGACGAGTGCCGAGCTCGCCGACCCCGGCTGGCTCGACCGGGTGGCCGAGGCCACCGGCATCCCGAGGAGGGCACTGCAGGGCTACGCGGGCGCGGCGCTCGTGCTGGCCGAGCAGCAGCCGGAGTGCCACCTGGGGTGGAACACGCTCGCCGGCATCGGCTGGGTGGAGTCGCACCACGGCACGATCTTCGGCGGCAGCATCCAGCCCGACGGGCGCACCAGCGATCTCATCATCGGGGTGCCGCTCGACGGGCAGGGTTTTCAGGAGATCCCCGACTCCGACGGAGGAGCCGTCGACGGCGACACCGAGTGGGACAGGGCGGTGGGCCCGATGCAGTTCGTGCCGACGACCTGGGCCGCCTGGGCCACGGAGGCCAACGGCGACGGGGTTCCCGACATCCACAACATCGACGACTCCTCGCTCTCGGCCGCCGAGTACCTCTGCTATTCCGGCGGCGACCTTGGCGCCGAGAAGGGGTGGCGCGACGCCATCGCCGCCTACAACGAGTCGCCCGCCTACCTCGACGAGGTGCTCGAGTACGCCGATCGCTACGCCGCCGAGGCGACCGACTCGCCGGCGCCGAACTGA